The following DNA comes from Methanothermus fervidus DSM 2088.
ATTCAAACTCAAAAACATCTTTATTAATTACTTTAACATTTTTAAAATTATATAAATTCTTCTTTGCATAATTAGCTATTTTTTCATTTTTTTCTATTGCAAAAATAAATTTTGCGTGAGGCGCTGCAAAATATGAAAATATTCCACTACCTGTACCTAAATCATATACAATACCTTTTGCTAATTTCTTTATTGCTTCATAAAATGCTGACAATCTTTCAGTGTCTTTTAATAAATTATAATGATAGGGTGTAACAAAAAATTTACACTTCTTCATCTATTTCTTTTCCTGTTGAAGTACTTGTTAAGCGTACATGTTCAACGCCTTTTAATCGCATTAATTTCTCTGTTAGTTCCCTGATCTTTGCCACATCTCCTTTTGTAACAAGTACTTCAAGGCAATGTTTATCTGTCAAATGTACATGCATGCTAGCATTTATGTATTTTCTGTATTCATGTTGTACATCTGAGATTTCTTCAACAATGCCTTTATATTCTTTGTTGTAAATTACTGCAATAACACCAATTCTTTCTCCTTCCATCTCATGCATCCACTGATATCTTACTATATAATCTTTTATTGCATCTCTTATTCCTTTTGATCTAGATTGGTATCCTCTATTTCTTAATATTTCATCAAACTCTTCTAACAATTTTTTAGGTAGAGACATACTAATCCTCATCATTAATATCACCTCCCCTAATACAATAATAAGTTAATACTTATATTTAAATATTCATAATAAATTAATACTAGTTATTTTAATTAAATTAAAAAATAGAATCAAATAATTATCTGTATGAATTAAAAAATTAATAGAAGCATGAAAACCGTTAAAAAAACAGCTTGATATGTTTTATTTTTTCTTTTACATTTATCTCTAAAATTATTGTGTTATAATTAATACAATTATTAATATAATTAATATTTGTGTAATACTTAATTTTATATTTTTAATATCAGGAGAGATTAAAAGTAATAAAAGAACAACAATATTCCTTATATTCTCTTAGCTAAAAACCTTAATAACTTATAAACAGAATCTGTAGAGGGATGAACTTCTATAAAATTGTCAAAATCCTGAACTTTACTTCCAAGCCTCAATAAATGGGAAAGGTATGCTACATAATCTCTACCAATAGGTGATACTGCATATACTCGAGATATTTCTCCAGTATTTAAATCTACAGAAACTTTACTTAACCCTGTATTTTTGTTTAAAACTTCCCAGAAGGATCCTGGACCAGCTGGTCCAGGCATTTTAGCATTTACAAGTTTTTTATTTTTATTTTCATCTATAAATGCTACATCATATTTGAGAGATATTGAGTTGGGTATATAATCATATCTCATCCTTGTTTCAATTCCAGCTGCATTTCTTGCAGCTACTATACCTTCCATCCTTGCAACAGGCGTATTTTTAGCTCTATTAGTTACAGCTCCAGCTGCATAAACATTTTTCATGCTTGTTTCCATTTTTTCATTGACTATTATATGTTCTTTAGAATCTTTTTTGACATTGACAATTTTTGAGTTAGGTGTTACGCCTGTAGCCAAAAATGTTTTACCTTCTATTTTTCCTTTGCTAGTTTCAATATATTCCTCACCTATTTTTAAGGTTTTTGTATTTTCATAAATTTTTACGTCATCTAAAAGCTTTTCAACCACATATTTTTTAATTTCAGGGTCTAAATTTTTTAAAAATTTACTCCTGCAAATCACGTTAACTTTGCATCCAAACCTAGAAAAAATATAAGCAAATTCTGATGCAGTATGTCCTCCACCCACAATATTTATAACTTCTGGGAGTTCATCAATTTCAAGGACATCTCTGTAAGTTATTGCATTTTCAACGCCATCTATTGGAGGTATATGTGGTTTTATTCCAGTTGCAACTATCAATTTATCATAACTTATTTTTTCTCCATCTACTTGTACTTTGTCTTCAATAACTTTTGCTTCGCCATATATAATTTCTACACCAGATTCTTTAGTTTCCTTCTCATTTATCTTCCTAATTGTCTTAATTGTCTTTTTTAATTTCTTCAATAGATGTTTGTATTTTATTTCACACTCAAAATCAATTATTCCATGATTTTTTAAATTTTTGGCGTTATCTATGAAACGTGCAATGTCATTTAAGCCACATACAACCATACATCCCTCATTTAGGCATGTACCACCCATATATTTTTTTTCAATCAATAAGGTTTCCTTGTTAAGCGCTGCTAACTCCATTGCTGCAAATCTTCCTGCTGGTCCTCCTCCAATTATTACATACAATTCAATCCCTCACACGATAACTTAATAAACTTTAAGTATTTCTATACTCCAATAAATAAATAAGAGGTGAGAAAGTAATGTGTATTGCGGCCCCTGCTAAAATTGTTGATATCAATAAAAATAAAAAGATGGCAACTGTTGATTTTGGCGGTGTAAAACAAAAAATAAGGATAGATCTAGTTGAAGATGAAGTAGATATTGGAACTTATGTTCTAGTACATTCAGGATATGCCATTGAAGTTATGTCTGAAAAAGCTGCCAAAGAGTCACTTGAAGTATGGGAAGAAATGATGCATCAACTTAATTCTAAAGAATAATAATTTTAATCAAATATTTTTGATTTTATTTAAAATTTCATCAAAAAATATATAATTTTAATTTTACAATTAAATATATAAAAGGTAAAAATGTAAAATTCTAAAATTCTGATACCTATCATAGCAAAAAAGTAACTTTGCTATATTTTAAATCAAAATATTAAAATTTAATAATTAAAAAAATAATGAAAAATCATTAAGTAATTTTTTGTGCCAGGTGAAAGGCAATGTTAGAAAAACATGGCATTATTGATGAATTACTAGAGGATCTAAGTGAAGAAGAAAAGAAAAATAGCTTATTAATAATAAAATGTTTGGAAAATGGCTTAACAACAGACGAGGAAATTGCAGAGAACATTGACATCAAGTTAAACAAAGTGCGAAAAATTCTTTACATGCTTTATGATAGAGGAATAGTTAGTTACAGACGTAGTAAGGATCCAAAAACACAATGGTACAGATATAGTTGGAAATTTGAGCCAGAGAAATTAGAAAGAATTATAAAAAGAAAGCATGAGAAAATTGTAAGAAGCCTTGAAAAAACATTAGAATTTGAGAAAAATAACATATTTTTTGAATGTGAGAATGGAGATTTCAGATGTACTTTTGAAGAAGCAATGGAATATAATTTCCACTGTCCAAAATGTAATTCAAAGTTAGAATATATTGACAACTCTGAAATCATCAATGAAATCGAAAGAAAAATAAATTTTTACAGGAACAACGGGTCAAATAATGTCGAAGAATAAATCTAAGATTTTTAAATTATACAAAGAAGTAAATTTACCAGAAAATGTAATTGAGCATTGTAAAGTCGTAGCTGAAAGGGCTCTTGAACTTTCAACAAGATTTAATAATGTAGATAGAGAGTTAGTATTGAGTGGTGCCCTATTACATGATATAGGTAGATCAAAAACACATGGAATTGACCATGGGATAGTAGGTGCTAAAATATTGCGAAAAAAAGGTTATCCTGAAGAGATTATTAGAATTGTTGAAAGACATATAGGTGCGGGTATACCTAAAAATGAAGCTATAAAACTTGGATTACCTCCTAAAGATTACATTCCAGAAACTCTTGAAGAAAAAATAGTTGCTCATGCAGATAATTTGGTTAATGGCAACAAAAAGGTAGATATTCATTATGTTTTAAAAAAATGGGAATCTAAATTTGGGAGAGATCATCCCGCAATAAAAAGATTAAAAAAATTACATAAAGAATTAACTGGTGAGGATGTTTAATTATTTTTTTAACCGTCTAATTTTCACAGCCACTCCATAATCAGCTTTTACCATTTCATTTCCACTTAAGACGGCTTTTCCCACACCTACAATATCTCCTTTGTAAGTTACAATCACTTCATCTCTTGGTACTATTGACTCATCTGCTTCTATAACGCCTGGAGCAAATATTTTATTTGTTTTGGGTTTGAAATCAATTTCTACCTGTTTTGTTCCCAATTCTAGCAATCTTTTTCCACCTTCTAATGTAAGATTATATAATCCAAAATTCTTAGACAAAGTACAAATATGGTTTCTATTTTCATCTAGTATGATTTTATTTCTCCTACCTCTAACTCTACAATTTTCTGGTATTAAAATCTCAGCTCCTTTTCCAAATTGATATATAGCTATAGATTTGAGTTTATGTAACAATAATTTTTTACGTGGAATTTTCTCATATTTAGACAATTCTGTTCTCAAATTATTCATCGATTCTTTAGATATAGGTGACTTATCTTCACAGGTGAATATACATTCATCTAAATACTCTTCACATACTTCTTTATATCCGCCTACAACATGTGCAATTACTTTTTTGTCTCCCACATATTTTTTTAATAATTCTCCAACAACCTTTTTCTCCTCGAAATACCATTCCCCTGTGGTTGAAACATCATAAGCACGTATAGGATATGTTTCTTCCATTTCTCTTGGACAAATTCCAAAAGGAGATGTTAATATAAGCTCTTGATAACCTTTAGTTACTCTTCTAAAAATTTGATGACTTAATGATCTCGAATATGGTTTTGTAGCACTACATGGCAATATAACTATTGGTTCATCAATTGGTTTTAATAATTCCATTCTTTTTCTCCATCTTATAGCCTCAGGCCTATAAAGTGATTCTTCTATACTACATAAAATCAAATTCAACACCTTTCATTTACTTTCCTAATAATAATTGCTGGTACATGTTTTATCGTGTTAAGCATCTTTATATCCACATTTTCTCTTCCAAAAAATTCTTCCATGTCATAAACAGTTTCAAATGTGTTGAATTTCTCTTGGATTTTTTCAGCTATTTTTGAAATTTTAATTAGTTTAGTTACAGGTAATTCTTTAGAGGAAGCTATTGGTGTAGGTCCTATCTTTTTCCCAAACCTTCCAAGTAAATAAGCTAAAAACCCTAAATTGGATTTTATGCCTCTAACAGCTATAGGTAACGATGTTATTAATTTTCCAAAAACTTTGTATGTTGCATCAGTGTCAACGATTACAACAGTGACTTTTTTATTCCATCTCTCTAAAATTTCTTTAGAAATATATTTTGCAATATTCTTTGGATTTTTTGGTAAAGGTGCTACATAAGTGTCTGGAACATTGCTTAGATCAACTCCTGCTTCAGAACTTGGTTTTAATGCATGTAACCACCCATAATGTCTTAAAATAAATTCTTTAAGGTTTCTAGCTTCTGGTGGTAGTTTCCTCAAATTTTTTATGGTTCTAGATTTTATCCTAAATATCGGACCAAGAAAATACCCCCACAAAAATTTTGACCAAATTTCGGCAAGAAATATTGCACTTAAGGAAGGTTTATACTTCAAAATATCATAAATTCTTCCTTGAGCAATTGCAATCGGAGTCTCAGAAATTACTAAAAAATCGTTGTTCTTAAGCAATGGTCCAGCACGCCTGATTATTACCTCAAAACCTTCGTTTGGCTTAATGTATCTAGTTTTCACAGGTATTGCTTCATATTTCATAAGGGTCTCCAAACCTTTAGATCAATGCTTTCTATTTTTGCTTTTCTACCTTCCATTTCTACAACTACTCCACTATGTACTTTTTGCATCATACAATGCTTTGGTATAAATCTAACGGTTTTGCCAACTTTTGGTATTTTTCCATTAACTCTTCCTATAAACCCAAGCACTAAACACAAACCAATATCTTTAAATTTAAAATTTTTATCTCCTAAACGATGTTTAGGTCCAACTATATGTACAGTGATTAAGCCATTTTCTTCTTTTAATATCTCAGCAAAATGTGTAATTGGACATCCAAGAGGTCTATACCTTATAATATCTCCTTCTTTTAATTTTACATCAGAAAATGGATATAAAATTTCTCTACAAGATTTTTCGTTTTTCAAAGGTTCTAAAACAAAATCAGCCGTATAATTATCTATTAACCCAACTATTTCTTTTTCTATTTCTGGTTTTTCCTCAACTAATTTTTTTAGTTCATGTAATTTGTCTGTATCCAAAAAACGACATCTTTGAATGTCTAACCCCTGTTTGATCACTGCTTTTGCAAAATCTTCACATCTCTGAAATCCACATATCCCACAATTGTATCCTGGAAGAAGATTTACAATTTCTTCTAATTTTCTTGTTCCCATGTTTATTCTCCCTCATATCTTTGGAAACCATCGATATTACGTAATACTCCACGATGATATTTTTTTCCAATTCTTCTTTCACCAACGCAAAGTGTGCAAATAGCTAATGGAGCTGAGTATCTTAATTTTTCATTTTTTAACGATAAATCCTTTGTTTTTGTAATTTCAAATGCTAATTTTGCACATCCCTGTCCACTCAACCCATTAGCTTCAATTATTTTTGATTCTGGATTAACCTCAATTATCCTCTCTCTAAAAATCTCTCTTTCTGCCTGTGAAATTAAATCTCCTTTAGTTATCACAACAATGTCTGCAGTTGATAAAAAAGGACCTACTTTTAGTGGTGTATTTGGACCTTGAGTAGCATCTATTACACAAACTCCCAAACAATTTTGAGTATATGGAGCACATCGATGACATAAACCAGCAGTCTCAACTATTAATAAATCAGATTCATTTTCTCTTGCCCAATGAATCATTTCTTCAATATTAAAAATTGTAAAGTGATCTGGACACATGTCCATAGCAAGTCCTAGTTTTGTTGGAATATCTAACTTCTTAAAAACTTTATCATCTTCGCTATGGAGACAATCTACCTTTACTACAGCAGGATTATATCCATTGTCTTTGAGAATTTTTAGAGTATGTGTTAATATTGCTGTTTTCCCAGCCCCAGGAGTTCCAGCAACTATTACTAATTTCATTTTTATCACATTGGAACATTTTCTATTTTTTTACCTAGACGCACTTTTTCTCTTAAGTCCAGGAGTAATTCATCTATTTCATTCAATTTTTGAGAGATATTTTTTTCTTCTTTAGTTGTTTTGATAATTTTCTGCATCCCACCGTTTTTCATTACAATTCTTTTATCTGTGTTTAAAACCAATGTGGGATCATGTGTTACTATAAATATTATTTTTCCATGCTTAGTTAACACATTTAAAGCTTCATGTTTTTTAATACCTGCATTTTCAATTTCATCTATTACAACGATTGGAGATTTACTTATCAATGCAATATCAGCTACCATCAGGGCTCTAGATTGACCTCCACTCAAAATTGTTAATTTATCTGTTTTTTTAATTGGTTCTCCAGTAAGTTTATTTGCAAGGTCTATAACTTCATCTACACGTTTTTCATCTACATTTCTACATTTAGCATGTAATTTCAAAAATTCCTCCACACTCATGTCAGCCAAAAAATTCATGTGCTGTGATAGATGTGCAACTAATTTTTTCTTTGGATTTACACGATACTCATAACTAGGCTTTTTATCATTCACTAAAATTTTTCTTTTTGAGAATGTATCTCCTTGTGCCAATTGTTCAATATCATAAATTAATGAGCTTTTTCCACTACCTGTTGGACCTACCACACCTACAATTTCTCCTTTTTTTACTTTAACTTTCCTAACAGGTTCTTTTTCACCAAATTTATCATATCCACCAATTATTGTCAATGAATTTATCATTCTAGCTTCACCTTCCCTATTGTATCTCCTCTAAGACCTCTCCTTATAGTTTCAACTGCAATTATGTCTTCTGGTGGAATATTACCCAGATTTACATTTGGACCAAGCCTTATAATGAAATATGTTTGTTGATCTTTTTGTGGAGCTTCCCATATCACTTTTTTAACAGGTAATTTTGAAATTAAATATTCTACTTCGCTCTTTTTCACATTTCCATTTTGATCATAAACACCTACATTTCTTCCACTTTCTCTAGCTTCAATTGTGACCATTTCTACTCCAGAATTTAGATCATGTTTTGCAATTTTCACTCTTTTTTCAGGTGTGAGTTTTTTATCAATTTCTGGATTTTTTTTACCAATTTCAGAAATTACTTTAAATCCTTCATCTATAGCATTTTCTATAATTTCAGATCTTTCATCTAAAGATAAATTTATACTTCCATCAGATATTTCAATAAATTCAAATCCTAAATCTTTTGCTTCCTCAAAATACTTATCTAATTTATTTTTTAAATATGCAACCTCAAACAATGTTCCACCAGGCATGACTTTTACATCATATGAATTGTAGATCTCTATTTTTTCTTTAATCAAATCACGATCACATAAAGTTGTAGTACACCATCCAAACTTTACAAAATCTACATATTCACTTCCAATTTCCATGAGATCTTTAACTGTCTCAGCTCCAATGCCTTTATCCAGCATTACAGTTATACCAAAATTTCTAGGCTTTTCTTGTCTTTTTGGTCTCAAAAATTCAAATGCTTTCATGCGCTCACCCCTTGAACATGAGTATTTTTTGAACATGGATACTTAAAAAATTAATTAATAAAAAATATTAACTAATTAATACAAAATTCGAAAAAAATAATGAGATAATTTACCAAATATCCACAGTTTTATCCTTATTTGTAAACCTAGTTACATGTTTAAATACAGATTTTGGAGCTATGTATTTACATATTTCCACTATTTGTGGGTTACAACCTTCAATACAATATTTTAACTGTAACTTAAGAAGTTTGTGATACCTCATAAAATTTGTAAAAATGAGAGTTGTACTTACTGCATATGTATTTGGGTATTTACCTAAATTTAATGTTATTTCTTCACCAGGATCCAAAACTAGCGAATATTCTTTGTAAAATACTTTATTTCCTTTAACACTATCAGTGTAAATACTTACATAATATGAAATCTTTACAAAGCTGTTTCCTAAATTCTTTATTGTTATATTATAGAGATAAGGTGCAAAAAAATCAGGGTCTATCATACTATACCTAAATATAGCAAATCCACTGGCACCATTCTCCAATGCAGCCCTGATATCTTGGACTAGTTCACTTGCTGGCAACTTAACAGGATTTTTATCTGATCTATATGCAAGTATTCCTGTGACAACTGGCTTTAATGAATGCTCAACAACATATCTAGTTACTTTCCCTATCCACTCAGTTGTTTCATTGTAGTTACCTTTGTAAGCCATTGGAACAATGAAGTCTAGATATCTTGACATATTTGTGTAATCTTGGCCATATATATAGTTAGCCCACATTTCTGGCATAACTGCTGCTGAAACTAATGCATTTGGCTTTATCTTCTTCACTGATTCATATACATACTTAACTATATCTGCTATTATATCTGTACCATTCTTTGGTGCATTTCCTGGATATCTTATGTAATCTAGGTGTATTCCATCAACGTTGTATTCCTTTATATACTTAGTTGCCTTCTGAACTAGCACATCTTTGATTTCAGGGTGCTTAACTGGGTCTATCCATGTATTGTTTTGCCTTAAGCACATTATCCATGCATGGACTCTTATATTTTCATTCTTGGCCTTGTTTATGAATTCTTTTGTGGAGTTTTGAAGTGTTGGATCCTCAAAAGCCCTTTGAAATAAAAAAATATTAGTTATATCTCTACTTTTTAAATAACTAAAACTCACATTGTCCATTTCTGTGGACCAAACCCAAACACCATTTAAAGATGTAGAAGAAATATTTTGAGCATGAACACAATCTAAATTTAAAATTAAAGCTAAGCTAATGCTAATCAATATTAAAGCCATAGGAATGTGAGAATTCACATCAGTCCCTCCAATTCTTAATATTTTTAAATCAACTTATAAATTTTTCCAATATGTTAGCTATTTTATCTATATATTTAGCTAGTGGCCCCATTTTCCTTCCGGCTTTTCTTATCAACTTTATGTCTTTTTCTTCAAAACCTTTTAAAACCATGAGGAAAATTGTATAGATTACAGGACTTATGAATACCATTAATATTAACATAAAGATTGTTTTTGGTAGGAATGACAAAATAATACCCAAAAGCAATGAAGCAATTATTATTTTTGTAAATGCAGAGAAAGGAGGTTTCACTCCAGTTACTTCAAATGTTTTAAACATTGATATTAGCATTATTATAAATGTTGCAGAACTTGTAGCTGTAGCAGCTCCAACCATTCCATAAATAGGAATTAAAAACCAGTTAAATATGAAATTCAATATCGTTCCAAAGAACAGAATATACATAGGAAGTGATGGACGTCCTACTCCCTGAATTATACTGGAAGATACAACAAAGAATGTATAAAATGTCATT
Coding sequences within:
- a CDS encoding cobalamin synthesis protein P47K (COGs: COG0378 Ni2+-binding GTPase involved in regulation of expression and maturation of urease and hydrogenase~InterPro IPR012202: IPR003495~KEGG: mth:MTH1672 hypothetical protein~PFAM: cobalamin synthesis protein P47K~SPTR: O27708 Conserved protein~PFAM: CobW/HypB/UreG, nucleotide-binding domain), which produces MKLVIVAGTPGAGKTAILTHTLKILKDNGYNPAVVKVDCLHSEDDKVFKKLDIPTKLGLAMDMCPDHFTIFNIEEMIHWARENESDLLIVETAGLCHRCAPYTQNCLGVCVIDATQGPNTPLKVGPFLSTADIVVITKGDLISQAEREIFRERIIEVNPESKIIEANGLSGQGCAKLAFEITKTKDLSLKNEKLRYSAPLAICTLCVGERRIGKKYHRGVLRNIDGFQRYEGE
- a CDS encoding ABC transporter related protein (COGs: COG1136 ABC-type antimicrobial peptide transport system ATPase component~InterPro IPR003439: IPR003593: IPR017871~KEGG: mth:MTH1673 sn-glycerol-3-phosphate transport ATP-binding protein~PFAM: ABC transporter related~SMART: AAA ATPase~SPTR: O27709 SN-glycerol-3-phosphate transport ATP-binding protein~PFAM: ABC transporter), which encodes MINSLTIIGGYDKFGEKEPVRKVKVKKGEIVGVVGPTGSGKSSLIYDIEQLAQGDTFSKRKILVNDKKPSYEYRVNPKKKLVAHLSQHMNFLADMSVEEFLKLHAKCRNVDEKRVDEVIDLANKLTGEPIKKTDKLTILSGGQSRALMVADIALISKSPIVVIDEIENAGIKKHEALNVLTKHGKIIFIVTHDPTLVLNTDKRIVMKNGGMQKIIKTTKEEKNISQKLNEIDELLLDLREKVRLGKKIENVPM
- a CDS encoding Phosphosulfolactate synthase (COGs: COG1809 conserved hypothetical protein~InterPro IPR003830: IPR013785~KEGG: mth:MTH1674 hypothetical protein~PFAM: (2R)-phospho-3-sulfolactate synthase ComA~PRIAM: Phosphosulfolactate synthase~SPTR: O27710 Phosphosulfolactate synthase~PFAM: (2R)-phospho-3-sulfolactate synthase (ComA)~TIGRFAM: phosphosulfolactate synthase) encodes the protein MKAFEFLRPKRQEKPRNFGITVMLDKGIGAETVKDLMEIGSEYVDFVKFGWCTTTLCDRDLIKEKIEIYNSYDVKVMPGGTLFEVAYLKNKLDKYFEEAKDLGFEFIEISDGSINLSLDERSEIIENAIDEGFKVISEIGKKNPEIDKKLTPEKRVKIAKHDLNSGVEMVTIEARESGRNVGVYDQNGNVKKSEVEYLISKLPVKKVIWEAPQKDQQTYFIIRLGPNVNLGNIPPEDIIAVETIRRGLRGDTIGKVKLE
- a CDS encoding glycoside hydrolase family 18 (InterPro IPR017853: IPR013781: IPR001223~KEGG: msi:Msm_0219 cysteine protease~PFAM: glycoside hydrolase family 18~SPTR: A5UJP6 Putative cysteine protease (Transglutaminase-like superfamily)~PFAM: Glycosyl hydrolases family 18) — protein: MNSHIPMALILISISLALILNLDCVHAQNISSTSLNGVWVWSTEMDNVSFSYLKSRDITNIFLFQRAFEDPTLQNSTKEFINKAKNENIRVHAWIMCLRQNNTWIDPVKHPEIKDVLVQKATKYIKEYNVDGIHLDYIRYPGNAPKNGTDIIADIVKYVYESVKKIKPNALVSAAVMPEMWANYIYGQDYTNMSRYLDFIVPMAYKGNYNETTEWIGKVTRYVVEHSLKPVVTGILAYRSDKNPVKLPASELVQDIRAALENGASGFAIFRYSMIDPDFFAPYLYNITIKNLGNSFVKISYYVSIYTDSVKGNKVFYKEYSLVLDPGEEITLNLGKYPNTYAVSTTLIFTNFMRYHKLLKLQLKYCIEGCNPQIVEICKYIAPKSVFKHVTRFTNKDKTVDIW